Proteins encoded together in one Yersinia mollaretii ATCC 43969 window:
- the djlA gene encoding co-chaperone DjlA, with amino-acid sequence MQYWGKLLGLVLGLMSGTGFWGVVLGLLVGHMVDRVRSTKRRGYFADQQTRQFIFFRATFQVMGHLTKAKGRVTEVDIQLASQLMDRMQLHGEARAAAQQAFREGKESGFPLRERLQELRGVCFGRFDLIRMFLEIQLQAAFADGSLHPNERQVLYVIAEELGISRGQFDQFLSMIEGGRQFGGHGGWQGQQGGYSQGGYQQASNGPTLEDACKVLGVSSTDDSVVIKRAYRKLMGEHHPDKLVAKGLPPEMMEMAKQKAQEIQAAYDLIKREKGFK; translated from the coding sequence ATGCAGTATTGGGGAAAACTGCTCGGTCTAGTATTGGGCTTAATGTCAGGTACTGGTTTCTGGGGTGTGGTACTGGGGTTGCTTGTCGGCCATATGGTAGACAGGGTGCGAAGCACGAAGCGCCGCGGCTATTTTGCCGATCAACAAACACGACAATTCATTTTTTTCCGAGCCACTTTTCAGGTAATGGGGCATTTAACCAAGGCCAAAGGGCGGGTTACGGAGGTTGATATTCAACTTGCCAGTCAATTGATGGATAGAATGCAATTGCATGGTGAGGCCCGAGCAGCGGCGCAACAAGCGTTCCGTGAGGGGAAAGAGAGCGGATTCCCGTTGCGTGAAAGATTGCAGGAGTTACGGGGCGTCTGTTTTGGTCGTTTTGATTTAATTCGGATGTTTCTGGAAATTCAGTTGCAGGCTGCATTTGCCGATGGTTCGTTGCATCCCAATGAGCGGCAAGTGCTGTATGTCATCGCTGAAGAGCTGGGTATCTCCCGTGGCCAATTTGATCAGTTCCTGAGCATGATTGAGGGCGGTCGCCAGTTTGGTGGTCACGGCGGATGGCAGGGCCAACAGGGAGGATACTCTCAGGGGGGTTACCAGCAAGCGTCGAATGGACCAACATTGGAAGATGCCTGCAAAGTGCTGGGGGTGAGCAGTACTGATGACAGTGTGGTCATCAAGCGTGCTTACCGTAAATTAATGGGCGAGCATCATCCAGATAAGTTGGTGGCGAAAGGTTTGCCGCCAGAAATGATGGAGATGGCGAAACAAAAAGCCCAAGAAATTCAAGCCGCGTATGATTTGATTAAGCGCGAGAAGGGATTTAAGTAA
- a CDS encoding LysE family transporter has protein sequence MLETSLFVATLATLGMLSPGPDFFLVIKNAARYRRPAAMMTAFGVVLGVATHMSYCVAGLAVVITTTPWLFNLLKYAGACYLIWIGIQALQSRGESQLSVENATQSPITLKAAFLQGYLCNLLNPKATLFFLAVFTQILQINSGVGEKLWYASIIWVLSIIWWPLLVILIQSAPVRRGLAKAQKVVDKLLGGLLIGLGIKVALS, from the coding sequence ATGCTTGAAACTTCGTTATTCGTCGCAACACTGGCTACCTTGGGGATGCTATCCCCCGGCCCTGATTTTTTTCTGGTGATTAAAAACGCCGCCCGCTATCGCCGCCCCGCAGCCATGATGACAGCATTCGGAGTCGTGTTGGGCGTGGCGACTCATATGTCTTACTGCGTGGCGGGTCTAGCCGTGGTGATCACCACCACCCCTTGGCTATTCAATCTGCTGAAATATGCCGGTGCCTGTTACTTAATTTGGATTGGTATCCAAGCCCTGCAGTCGCGGGGAGAGAGTCAGCTCAGTGTCGAGAACGCGACACAATCTCCCATCACGTTGAAAGCCGCATTCTTGCAGGGATACCTTTGCAACTTATTAAATCCCAAAGCAACGCTCTTCTTCCTCGCCGTTTTCACTCAAATTTTGCAGATAAACTCTGGCGTGGGTGAAAAACTGTGGTACGCCTCAATCATCTGGGTCCTGTCCATCATCTGGTGGCCTCTACTGGTGATTCTGATTCAAAGTGCGCCCGTGCGCCGTGGTCTGGCAAAAGCACAAAAAGTGGTCGATAAATTACTGGGTGGCTTGTTGATCGGCCTAGGTATCAAAGTCGCGTTAAGCTAG
- the apaG gene encoding Co2+/Mg2+ efflux protein ApaG, with product MIEQPRVCVQVQSIYVETQSIPDEERFVFAYTVTIRNLGRSNVQLMGRYWLITNSNGRQTEVQGEGVIGEQPLILPGNEFQYTSGAVLETPLGTMEGHYEMVDHLGQAFRTAIPVFRLAIPALIH from the coding sequence ATGATTGAACAGCCTCGCGTTTGTGTACAGGTGCAAAGTATCTATGTGGAAACCCAGTCGATACCTGATGAAGAGCGTTTCGTCTTTGCCTATACCGTGACAATTCGTAATTTAGGCCGTTCAAATGTGCAACTGATGGGCCGCTATTGGTTAATCACTAATAGTAATGGCCGACAGACTGAAGTTCAGGGTGAAGGGGTCATCGGCGAACAGCCGTTGATCTTGCCAGGTAATGAGTTTCAATATACCAGCGGCGCTGTTTTAGAAACCCCGCTGGGTACCATGGAAGGGCATTATGAGATGGTTGACCACCTTGGTCAGGCTTTCCGTACTGCAATTCCGGTGTTCCGCTTAGCGATCCCAGCACTGATCCATTAA
- the rsmA gene encoding 16S rRNA (adenine(1518)-N(6)/adenine(1519)-N(6))-dimethyltransferase RsmA: MNNRVHQGHFARKRFGQNFLNDQFVIDSIVSAIHPVPGEAVVEIGPGLGALTEPVAARMDRMTVIELDRDLAARLASHPQLKDKLTIHQQDAMKVNFAELAELAGQPLRVFGNLPYNISTPLMFHLFSYTNAIRDMHFMLQKEVVNRLVAGPNSKAYGRLTVMAQYYCNVIPVLEVPPTAFTPAPKVDSAVVRLIPHVNMPNPVGDVRMLTRITTQAFNQRRKTVRNSLGDLFTAEQLIELGIDPILRAENISVAQYCKLANWLSAQSTPQE; the protein is encoded by the coding sequence ATGAATAATAGAGTCCACCAAGGGCATTTTGCCCGCAAACGCTTTGGACAAAACTTTTTAAACGATCAGTTTGTCATCGACAGCATTGTCTCGGCTATCCACCCTGTTCCCGGTGAAGCGGTGGTTGAAATTGGCCCCGGTTTAGGTGCATTAACCGAGCCAGTAGCCGCCCGTATGGATCGCATGACCGTGATCGAGTTGGATCGTGACTTAGCCGCTCGACTGGCCAGCCATCCTCAGTTGAAAGATAAGCTCACCATCCATCAGCAAGATGCAATGAAGGTCAATTTTGCTGAATTGGCCGAGCTAGCAGGGCAACCATTACGGGTATTTGGTAACTTGCCATACAACATCTCCACCCCGCTGATGTTCCATCTTTTCAGCTATACTAATGCTATTCGTGACATGCATTTCATGTTACAAAAAGAGGTCGTTAACCGCTTGGTTGCTGGGCCTAACAGTAAAGCTTATGGCCGTTTGACCGTAATGGCGCAATACTATTGCAACGTTATCCCTGTGTTGGAAGTACCGCCAACTGCATTTACCCCAGCCCCGAAAGTTGATTCCGCCGTGGTGCGCTTGATTCCACATGTGAACATGCCAAACCCTGTGGGCGATGTGCGTATGCTCACCCGTATTACTACGCAAGCATTCAACCAGCGCAGAAAAACTGTCCGTAACAGCTTAGGTGATCTATTCACCGCAGAACAGTTAATCGAATTAGGCATTGACCCGATATTGCGGGCAGAGAACATTTCGGTAGCGCAATACTGTAAGCTGGCGAACTGGCTTTCAGCCCAATCGACACCGCAAGAATAA
- the apaH gene encoding bis(5'-nucleosyl)-tetraphosphatase (symmetrical) ApaH, which produces MSTYLIGDVHGCLDELLALLAQANFDPQQDTLWLTGDLVARGPASLDVLRYVRSLGPAVRLVLGNHDLHLLAVYAGISRNKPKDRITPLLEAPDADELINWLRRQPVLQVDDELKLIMAHAGITPQWDIETAKMCAREVESVLSSDSYPLFLDAMYGDMPNNWSPELTGLARLRFSTNALTRMRFCFPNGQLDMICKDTPDNAPAPLKPWFELPRLVDPEYSIIFGHWASLEGKGVPDGIYGLDTGCCWGGDLTMLRWEDKRYFTQHAFKVEAETNSIDEAAATSEDPPNYL; this is translated from the coding sequence ATGTCTACTTATCTTATTGGCGATGTTCATGGCTGTCTTGATGAGTTGCTTGCGCTATTGGCGCAGGCAAACTTCGATCCGCAACAGGATACCTTGTGGCTAACCGGTGATTTAGTCGCCCGTGGCCCAGCTTCATTGGATGTTTTACGTTATGTTCGCTCATTAGGGCCAGCCGTTCGTCTGGTTCTGGGTAACCATGATCTGCATTTACTGGCCGTTTATGCGGGTATCAGCCGTAATAAACCTAAAGATCGTATTACACCGCTGCTTGAAGCCCCTGATGCTGACGAGTTGATTAATTGGCTACGCCGCCAACCGGTTTTACAGGTTGATGATGAGCTAAAATTAATCATGGCCCATGCAGGTATCACGCCGCAATGGGATATCGAAACCGCCAAGATGTGCGCCCGTGAAGTCGAATCAGTATTGAGCAGCGACAGCTATCCGCTCTTCCTTGATGCCATGTACGGTGATATGCCGAACAACTGGTCACCCGAGCTGACCGGGCTAGCGCGTTTGCGCTTTAGCACCAATGCACTGACCCGTATGCGTTTTTGCTTCCCTAATGGGCAGTTGGATATGATCTGTAAAGACACGCCAGATAATGCCCCTGCCCCGCTTAAACCTTGGTTTGAACTACCAAGACTTGTCGATCCTGAATATTCAATTATTTTTGGTCACTGGGCATCGCTGGAAGGTAAAGGTGTTCCTGACGGCATTTATGGGCTGGATACCGGATGTTGCTGGGGGGGCGATTTAACCATGCTCCGTTGGGAAGATAAGCGTTATTTCACTCAGCATGCATTCAAAGTTGAGGCAGAAACCAATAGTATTGATGAGGCAGCCGCAACATCAGAAGACCCGCCTAACTATTTGTAA
- the lptD gene encoding LPS assembly protein LptD: MKKRFPTLLATLIWTALYSQQSLADLAEQCMLGVPTYDQPLVTGDPNQLPVRINADKTEANYPDSALFTGNVVVQQGNSTLTANQVELTQVQKPGEAIPVRTVTATGDVNYDDPQIKLKGPKGWSNLNTKDTDMDKGKYQMVGRQGRGDADLMKLRDKNRYTILENGTFTSCLPGDNSWSVVGSEVIHDREEEVAEIWNARFKIGKVPVFYSPYMQLPVGDKRRSGFLIPNAKYTSNNGIEFMLPYYWNIAPNFDATITPHYMERRGLQWQNEFRYLLAPGSGTMALDWLPSDRLYHGQDGLEQDPTRWLYYWGHSGVMDKVWRFNVNYTRVSDPDYFTDLTSQYGSTTDGYATQIFSVGYADQNWNATLASKQFQVFSDAGNNNAYRAQPQLDMNYYKNDIGPFDLHIYGQAAKFTSVNLNNPEASRFHIEPTVNLPLSNGWGSLNTEAKLLATHYQQDIPTGFANYYSSVNNGATAPDLKDSVNRVMPQFKVDGKVVFDRPMDWSEGFTQTLEPRVQYLYVPYRNQDDIYIYDTTLMQSDYSGLFRDRTYSGLDRIASANQVSTGLTTRIYDDSLVERFNASVGQIYYFSRSRTGISETIDNSDDTGSLVWAGDTFWRISDQVGLKGGAQYDTRLGDLTLGNAVMEYRKDSERMIQLNYRYASPEYIKAAVSNVTSPGYQQGISQVGATASWPIADRWALVGSYYYDTKANQPASQLVGVQYNTCCWAVNLGYERKITGWNSQNEVSKYDNRVSFNIELRGLSSDHNLGTAQMLRSGILPYQSAF; encoded by the coding sequence ATGAAAAAAAGATTCCCAACACTGCTGGCCACATTGATATGGACGGCACTATATAGCCAGCAATCGCTGGCTGACCTTGCTGAGCAATGTATGCTCGGTGTACCTACCTATGACCAGCCATTGGTCACAGGCGATCCGAATCAGCTACCGGTTCGCATTAATGCGGATAAAACCGAAGCTAATTATCCGGATAGCGCACTGTTCACTGGCAATGTGGTTGTCCAGCAAGGTAATAGCACCCTAACTGCCAATCAGGTTGAGCTGACACAAGTACAAAAACCCGGTGAAGCTATCCCGGTGCGTACGGTCACCGCCACTGGTGACGTTAATTATGACGATCCGCAAATCAAGCTCAAAGGCCCGAAAGGCTGGTCAAACCTGAACACCAAAGACACTGATATGGATAAAGGCAAATATCAGATGGTGGGTCGTCAGGGGCGCGGTGATGCGGATTTGATGAAGTTGCGTGATAAGAATCGCTACACCATTCTGGAAAACGGCACCTTTACCTCCTGCTTGCCTGGCGATAATAGCTGGAGCGTCGTGGGGTCAGAAGTCATTCATGACCGCGAAGAAGAAGTGGCCGAAATCTGGAATGCCCGCTTTAAAATTGGCAAAGTACCGGTGTTCTACAGCCCGTATATGCAATTGCCGGTCGGCGATAAACGCCGCTCGGGTTTCCTGATCCCCAATGCTAAATACACCAGTAATAACGGCATCGAATTTATGCTGCCATACTACTGGAATATTGCTCCAAACTTTGATGCCACCATTACCCCGCACTACATGGAGCGCCGTGGGTTGCAGTGGCAGAATGAGTTCCGCTACTTGCTGGCACCTGGCTCGGGCACCATGGCGTTAGATTGGCTACCGAGTGACCGTTTATACCACGGGCAAGATGGCCTAGAGCAAGATCCGACCCGCTGGCTATACTACTGGGGCCACTCCGGCGTGATGGATAAAGTTTGGCGTTTTAACGTCAACTATACCCGCGTCAGTGACCCGGATTACTTCACCGATTTAACGTCGCAATATGGTTCAACCACTGACGGCTATGCGACGCAAATATTCAGCGTCGGTTATGCCGATCAGAACTGGAACGCCACCTTAGCCTCCAAACAGTTCCAAGTGTTCAGTGACGCCGGTAACAACAATGCTTATCGCGCTCAGCCACAGCTGGATATGAACTACTACAAAAATGATATTGGCCCGTTTGACCTGCATATTTATGGTCAAGCCGCCAAATTCACCAGCGTGAATCTGAATAATCCGGAAGCTAGCCGTTTCCATATTGAACCCACAGTTAACCTGCCATTATCCAATGGTTGGGGTAGCTTAAATACCGAAGCTAAGTTGCTGGCAACCCATTATCAGCAGGATATCCCGACCGGGTTCGCCAACTACTATTCTAGTGTGAATAACGGCGCAACGGCCCCAGACCTAAAAGACTCGGTTAATCGGGTGATGCCGCAGTTTAAAGTTGACGGCAAAGTGGTATTTGACCGACCAATGGATTGGAGTGAAGGATTCACCCAAACGCTAGAGCCGCGCGTACAATATCTCTACGTTCCCTACAGGAATCAGGATGATATCTATATTTATGACACCACGTTGATGCAGTCGGATTACTCTGGTCTGTTCCGTGATCGTACCTATAGTGGTCTGGACCGCATTGCGTCCGCGAATCAGGTTTCTACCGGTTTAACCACTCGTATATATGATGATTCTCTGGTTGAACGTTTTAATGCTTCTGTAGGTCAAATCTATTACTTCAGCCGTTCGCGTACCGGCATTAGTGAAACTATTGATAACAGTGATGATACTGGTAGCCTTGTTTGGGCTGGCGATACATTTTGGCGAATCAGCGATCAGGTTGGTCTGAAAGGTGGGGCGCAATATGATACTCGTTTAGGGGATTTGACCCTCGGTAACGCGGTAATGGAGTATAGAAAGGACTCAGAGCGTATGATTCAATTGAATTATCGCTATGCCAGCCCAGAATATATTAAGGCCGCAGTCTCTAACGTGACGAGCCCCGGTTATCAACAGGGGATATCTCAGGTGGGTGCGACTGCCAGTTGGCCTATTGCTGACCGCTGGGCGTTGGTGGGATCTTATTACTACGATACCAAAGCAAATCAGCCCGCCAGCCAGCTTGTTGGCGTACAATACAACACCTGTTGTTGGGCAGTGAACTTGGGCTATGAGCGTAAAATCACGGGCTGGAACTCACAAAATGAAGTCAGTAAATACGACAACCGAGTCAGTTTTAATATCGAACTACGTGGTCTGAGTAGCGACCATAACCTGGGAACTGCACAAATGCTACGCTCAGGTATTCTGCCTTATCAAAGTGCATTCTGA
- the pdxA gene encoding 4-hydroxythreonine-4-phosphate dehydrogenase PdxA, whose translation MHNHNNRIVITPGEPAGVGPDLVVALAQQDWPVELVVCADPALLLARANQLNLPLQLREYQPDQPALAQQAGTLTILPVKTAAEVTAGQLDLNNSHYVVETLAKACDGAISGEFAALVTGPVQKSIINDAGIPFIGHTEFFADRSHCPRVVMMLATEELRVALATTHLPLLAVPGAITQGSLHEVITILDSDLKTKFGIKQPQIYVCGLNPHAGEGGHMGHEEIDTIIPALNELRQQGINLIGPLPADTLFQPKYLQHADAVLAMYHDQGLPVLKYQGFGRAVNITLGLPFIRTSVDHGTALELAATGSADVGSFITALNLAIKMINNSNE comes from the coding sequence ATGCACAACCACAATAACCGTATTGTCATTACCCCCGGCGAGCCTGCCGGGGTGGGGCCGGATTTAGTCGTCGCCTTGGCGCAACAGGATTGGCCTGTTGAGTTAGTGGTGTGCGCTGATCCGGCCTTGCTACTTGCACGTGCCAACCAGTTGAACCTGCCTTTGCAGTTACGTGAATATCAGCCAGATCAGCCCGCCTTAGCACAACAAGCGGGCACCCTCACTATCTTGCCGGTGAAAACAGCCGCTGAGGTGACAGCAGGCCAGCTTGATCTCAACAATAGCCACTATGTTGTGGAAACCTTGGCGAAGGCGTGTGATGGCGCGATCAGCGGCGAATTTGCCGCATTGGTGACAGGCCCGGTACAGAAAAGCATTATCAATGATGCCGGTATCCCTTTTATCGGACATACCGAGTTTTTTGCTGACCGCAGCCATTGCCCACGTGTCGTGATGATGTTGGCAACAGAAGAGCTGCGAGTGGCTCTTGCCACCACCCATCTGCCTTTGTTGGCTGTGCCGGGGGCCATCACTCAGGGCAGCCTTCACGAAGTGATCACCATTCTTGATAGTGATCTGAAAACCAAATTTGGCATTAAACAGCCACAGATTTATGTGTGTGGGCTTAATCCTCATGCGGGTGAAGGTGGTCATATGGGCCATGAAGAGATCGATACGATTATTCCTGCGCTGAATGAATTGCGTCAGCAAGGAATAAATCTTATCGGCCCTCTCCCTGCAGATACCCTATTTCAGCCCAAATATCTGCAACACGCCGATGCCGTGCTCGCGATGTACCATGATCAGGGGCTACCAGTGCTGAAATATCAAGGGTTTGGCCGCGCAGTCAATATCACTCTCGGTTTGCCTTTTATCCGCACTTCTGTGGATCACGGTACCGCTTTAGAACTCGCCGCAACCGGATCTGCCGATGTCGGCAGCTTCATTACGGCATTAAACTTAGCCATTAAAATGATAAATAACAGCAATGAATAA
- a CDS encoding threonine/serine ThrE exporter family protein: MSLDNVLSSEVPHQQQREITRLCIKCALLLLQHGAESMLVEQLSARLGLALGMDSVESSISANAVVLTTISQGNCLTSTRKNTDRGINMQVVTEVQHIVILVEHHLLDAKGVDKRFENIKPLRYPRWLVVVMVALSCGCFSKLNGGGWDAFTITFIASGLAMFVRQSLTARHMNPLINFCITAFVATSASGLLMRLPFFHEASSVAMAASVLLLVPGFPLINAVADMFKGHVNTGLARWAMASLLTLSTCIGVIFAMALWGLRGWS, encoded by the coding sequence ATGAGCTTGGATAATGTATTAAGCAGTGAGGTGCCGCATCAGCAGCAGCGGGAGATTACACGATTGTGCATCAAATGCGCTCTGCTACTGTTGCAACATGGCGCAGAGAGTATGCTGGTTGAGCAGCTATCCGCCCGCTTGGGTTTGGCGCTGGGGATGGACAGTGTTGAAAGCTCTATCTCGGCCAACGCGGTGGTTTTGACCACCATCAGCCAAGGGAATTGTCTGACCTCAACCCGTAAGAACACGGATCGTGGCATCAATATGCAGGTGGTGACTGAGGTCCAGCATATTGTGATTTTGGTGGAGCATCATTTGCTGGATGCGAAGGGGGTGGACAAGCGTTTCGAGAATATCAAACCGCTGCGTTATCCTCGCTGGCTGGTAGTGGTGATGGTTGCGCTCTCTTGTGGCTGCTTCAGTAAACTCAATGGCGGGGGGTGGGATGCATTTACTATCACCTTTATTGCCAGTGGGTTGGCGATGTTTGTGCGCCAAAGCCTGACGGCCCGCCATATGAACCCGCTGATTAATTTTTGTATCACTGCGTTTGTCGCGACATCAGCATCGGGCTTATTGATGCGACTCCCCTTTTTCCATGAAGCCTCCAGTGTGGCGATGGCCGCCAGTGTATTGCTATTGGTGCCGGGATTCCCGCTGATTAATGCTGTCGCTGATATGTTTAAGGGACATGTGAATACAGGGCTGGCACGTTGGGCGATGGCCAGTTTACTCACTCTATCCACCTGTATTGGTGTGATATTTGCGATGGCACTTTGGGGATTGCGGGGGTGGTCGTGA
- the surA gene encoding peptidylprolyl isomerase SurA, whose translation MKNWRTLILGLVVCANTAFAAPQEVDKVAAVVDNGVVLQSDVDGLLQSVKLNAQQAGQQVPDDATLRHQILERLIMDNIQLQMAKKMGITVSDEALDKAIADIAAQNRMTTAQMRSRLAADGLNYDTYREQIRKEMLTSEVRNNEVRRRITILPQEVESLAKQIGNQTSADAELNLSHILIPLPENPSQQQVDQAEELANKLVSDIKGGADFGKLAIANSADSQALKGGQMGWGKLQELPSLFAERLQSANKGDVVGPIRSGVGFHILKVNDIRGADKTVSVTEVHARHILLKPSPVMTDDQARAKLTAAAADIKSGKATFANIAKEISQDPGSAVQGGDLGWASPDIYDPAFRDALMKLQKGEISAPVHSSFGWHLIQVVDTRQVDKTDAAQKDRAYRMLFSRKFAEEAQTWMQEQRAAAYVKILDGSNAQPQ comes from the coding sequence ATGAAGAACTGGAGAACGCTTATTCTCGGATTGGTTGTCTGTGCCAATACCGCGTTCGCAGCACCACAAGAAGTTGATAAAGTTGCCGCAGTAGTCGATAACGGCGTTGTTCTGCAAAGTGATGTCGATGGCCTATTACAATCAGTGAAACTGAATGCACAGCAGGCCGGACAACAGGTTCCAGATGATGCGACGTTGCGCCATCAGATTCTTGAGCGCCTGATTATGGATAATATCCAGTTGCAGATGGCCAAGAAAATGGGCATTACCGTCAGTGACGAAGCGCTGGATAAAGCCATCGCTGATATTGCAGCACAAAACCGCATGACTACCGCCCAAATGCGCAGTCGCTTAGCCGCCGATGGTCTGAATTACGACACTTACCGCGAACAGATCCGCAAAGAGATGCTGACTTCAGAAGTGCGTAACAATGAAGTGCGCCGCCGGATAACTATCCTGCCGCAGGAAGTTGAATCTCTTGCCAAACAGATTGGTAACCAAACCAGTGCTGATGCTGAGCTGAACCTCAGCCACATTCTGATCCCGCTGCCAGAGAATCCTTCTCAACAGCAAGTTGATCAGGCTGAAGAGTTAGCGAATAAATTGGTATCTGACATCAAAGGTGGCGCTGATTTTGGTAAATTGGCTATCGCCAACTCCGCTGACTCTCAGGCGCTGAAAGGCGGCCAGATGGGTTGGGGTAAATTGCAAGAGCTGCCTTCACTGTTTGCAGAAAGATTGCAATCTGCGAACAAAGGTGACGTCGTTGGCCCTATCCGTTCAGGTGTCGGCTTCCATATCCTGAAAGTGAATGATATCCGTGGCGCAGATAAAACGGTCTCCGTGACTGAAGTTCATGCAAGACACATCTTGTTGAAACCGTCACCAGTGATGACTGACGATCAGGCGCGCGCTAAATTAACTGCTGCTGCTGCTGACATTAAAAGCGGGAAAGCAACCTTCGCCAATATTGCCAAAGAGATCTCTCAGGACCCAGGTTCTGCGGTGCAAGGGGGGGATTTGGGTTGGGCTTCACCCGATATTTATGACCCTGCGTTCCGTGATGCATTGATGAAGCTGCAAAAAGGCGAAATCAGCGCACCGGTCCACTCCTCTTTCGGCTGGCACTTAATTCAAGTTGTCGATACCCGTCAGGTAGACAAAACTGATGCTGCGCAGAAAGATCGTGCTTACCGTATGCTCTTTAGCCGTAAGTTTGCTGAAGAAGCGCAAACCTGGATGCAAGAGCAGCGCGCTGCTGCTTATGTAAAAATTCTTGATGGTAGTAATGCACAACCACAATAA
- a CDS encoding threonine/serine exporter, protein MSLLWALLQDMVLAAIPALGFAMVFNVPVRALRYCALLGAIGHGSRMLMVHFGMNIELASLLASIMIGVIGINWSRWLLAHPKVFTVAAVIPMFPGISAYTAMISVVEISHMGYTEALMSTMVTNFLKASFIVGALSIGLSLPGLWLYRKRPGV, encoded by the coding sequence GTGAGTTTACTCTGGGCATTACTACAAGATATGGTGCTGGCTGCGATCCCTGCGCTGGGTTTTGCGATGGTATTTAATGTGCCGGTGCGGGCGCTGCGCTATTGCGCGTTACTGGGGGCTATTGGCCACGGTTCGCGCATGTTGATGGTGCATTTTGGTATGAATATCGAGCTGGCTTCATTATTGGCCTCGATTATGATTGGTGTCATCGGGATTAACTGGTCTCGCTGGCTGCTGGCGCACCCCAAAGTTTTCACTGTTGCTGCTGTGATTCCCATGTTCCCCGGAATCTCTGCTTATACCGCGATGATATCGGTGGTGGAGATCTCGCATATGGGTTACACCGAGGCATTAATGTCCACTATGGTGACCAATTTCTTGAAGGCATCATTTATTGTTGGCGCGTTGTCGATTGGTTTATCCTTGCCTGGATTATGGCTATATCGCAAACGTCCTGGTGTATAA
- the folA gene encoding type 3 dihydrofolate reductase — protein sequence MIISLIAALAADRVIGMENAMPWHLPADLAWFKRNTLNKPVIMGRKTFESIGRPLPGRLNIVISSQSGTDDRVTWATSIDEALSLAGDAEEVMVMGGGRVYNQFLDRANRMYLTHIDAEVGGDTHFPDYEPDEWESTFSEFHDADEANSHSYCFEILERR from the coding sequence ATGATTATCAGCCTGATCGCTGCACTGGCAGCGGATCGCGTTATTGGTATGGAAAACGCCATGCCATGGCACTTACCTGCGGATTTAGCCTGGTTCAAACGTAACACGCTAAATAAGCCGGTCATTATGGGTCGCAAGACTTTCGAATCTATCGGTCGCCCTTTGCCGGGGCGCTTGAATATTGTGATCAGTAGCCAATCTGGCACTGATGACCGCGTAACTTGGGCAACCTCTATTGATGAAGCGCTCTCTCTTGCTGGTGATGCGGAAGAGGTGATGGTGATGGGCGGTGGGCGAGTCTATAACCAATTTTTAGACCGCGCGAACCGTATGTATCTGACCCATATCGATGCTGAAGTGGGTGGCGATACCCATTTCCCTGACTATGAGCCAGATGAGTGGGAAAGTACATTCAGTGAGTTTCATGATGCAGACGAAGCCAATTCTCACAGCTATTGCTTCGAGATTCTGGAACGTCGCTAA